In a genomic window of Microterricola viridarii:
- a CDS encoding YccF domain-containing protein, with protein sequence MKTLLNIIWLVLSGFWLFLGYMLAGIVCCILIVTIPWGIASFRIGVYALWPFGKTVVNKPTSGVWSFLGNVVWVIVAGLWLAIGHIASGIALCITIIGIPLGIANFKMVPVSLAPLGKEIVDV encoded by the coding sequence ATGAAGACGCTGCTCAACATCATCTGGCTCGTGCTCAGCGGCTTCTGGCTGTTCCTCGGCTACATGCTGGCCGGCATCGTCTGCTGCATCCTGATCGTCACGATCCCCTGGGGCATCGCCTCGTTCCGCATCGGTGTGTACGCCCTCTGGCCGTTCGGCAAGACCGTCGTGAACAAGCCGACCTCCGGCGTCTGGTCGTTCCTCGGCAACGTGGTGTGGGTCATCGTCGCCGGGCTTTGGCTCGCGATCGGCCACATCGCCTCCGGCATCGCGCTCTGCATCACGATCATCGGCATCCCGCTCGGCATCGCCAACTTCAAGATGGTGCCCGTCTCGCTCGCCCCGCTGGGCAAGGAGATCGTCGACGTCTAG